One Streptomyces sp. R28 DNA window includes the following coding sequences:
- a CDS encoding NUDIX hydrolase — translation MLLYMSQSQEATPPPLHSVSVAGVVVREDGRLLAIRRADNGTWELPGGILELAETPEAGVAREVLEETGIHVEVDELTGVYKNTTRGIVALVFRCKPSGGTERTSSESTAVSWLTPEEVAERMAEVFAIRLLDALDGNGPHVRSHDGRRLIPAG, via the coding sequence ATGCTCCTGTACATGAGTCAATCACAGGAAGCAACGCCGCCGCCGCTGCACTCCGTATCTGTCGCCGGAGTAGTCGTGCGCGAAGACGGCCGCCTCCTGGCGATCCGCCGGGCAGACAACGGCACTTGGGAGCTCCCGGGCGGCATCCTCGAACTCGCCGAGACCCCCGAGGCGGGAGTCGCCCGCGAGGTCCTGGAGGAGACGGGCATCCACGTCGAGGTGGACGAGCTCACCGGCGTCTACAAGAACACGACCCGGGGCATCGTGGCCCTGGTCTTCCGCTGCAAGCCGTCCGGCGGCACGGAGCGCACGTCGAGTGAGTCGACGGCCGTCTCATGGCTCACGCCCGAAGAGGTCGCGGAGCGTATGGCCGAGGTCTTCGCGATCAGGCTCTTGGACGCCTTGGACGGCAACGGCCCTCACGTACGGAGCCACGACGGTAGGCGCCTCATCCCAGCGGGATAG
- a CDS encoding GntR family transcriptional regulator codes for MGTTVGGERSVPRYVQIAEEIIQQIRAGVLKPGEMVPSEAELVERYGVSGGTIRKAMVEVRASGLVETRHGKGSMVKDRPPVRHRSSDRFRRSLRQGGKAAYLAESEQSGATAKVSVLYIGPMEAPEDAAQRLGVPAGTQVLARRRLYFRNGTPVETATSYLPWDVVKEIPELFAENPGGGGIYARLEDHGHEFAEFVETLQARPASKAEASELALSPGAPVVHLIREARTTEGLVVEVCDTLMAADQFVFEYRIPAAD; via the coding sequence ATGGGAACCACAGTAGGAGGCGAGAGGTCCGTACCTCGGTATGTGCAGATCGCCGAAGAGATCATTCAGCAGATCCGAGCGGGTGTCCTCAAGCCTGGCGAGATGGTGCCGAGTGAGGCGGAACTAGTCGAACGCTACGGAGTCTCGGGCGGGACGATCCGTAAAGCCATGGTCGAGGTCCGAGCGAGCGGGCTCGTAGAGACCCGGCACGGCAAGGGCTCGATGGTGAAGGACCGGCCCCCGGTGCGGCACCGCTCGTCCGACCGCTTCCGGCGCTCCCTCCGACAGGGCGGCAAGGCCGCCTACCTCGCCGAGTCGGAGCAGTCCGGCGCCACGGCCAAGGTGAGCGTCCTCTACATCGGCCCCATGGAGGCCCCCGAGGACGCCGCCCAGAGATTGGGCGTCCCCGCCGGCACTCAGGTCCTCGCCCGGCGACGCCTCTACTTCCGCAACGGCACGCCCGTCGAGACCGCGACCTCGTATCTCCCCTGGGACGTCGTCAAGGAGATCCCCGAGCTGTTCGCCGAGAACCCCGGCGGCGGTGGCATCTACGCCCGACTCGAAGACCACGGGCACGAGTTCGCCGAGTTCGTAGAGACGCTCCAAGCGCGCCCAGCCTCCAAGGCGGAGGCGTCCGAGCTGGCACTCAGCCCCGGTGCGCCGGTGGTTCATCTGATCCGTGAGGCCCGCACGACCGAGGGTCTCGTAGTCGAGGTCTGCGACACGCTCATGGCCGCTGACCAGTTCGTCTTTGAGTACAGGATCCCGGCCGCCGACTGA
- a CDS encoding FtsK/SpoIIIE domain-containing protein: protein MTWFTVALVLVVAAAVILRWRRPAWYWLTFGVTLATLRVLFRYASVMDACGLTVPPSRWRLTLARVTNRPVPESRPPRILRIRPTRTGLVLRLGLRPGQDAFDVAAASDRLRHSFNLYGVTSRELRSGVVEVRMTGYDVLKRVQMPARTENGPMRVPVALREDGAVHYRDYRAVPHGLTLGATESGKSVYQRNLVAGLAPMDVALVGIDCKQGVELFPLARRFSALADNPDTALDLLEALVAHMADVYQLIRAQQRISVAIPDAEIAADIWDLPADLRPVPVVVLVDEVAELALFATKDEEKRRDRIITALVRLAQLGRAAGIYLEICGQRFGAELGKSITMLRSQLTGRTAHRVNDETSANMAFADISPDAVLAAVQIPTDMRGVAIAGDSSGGWGRIRAPHTSLREAVNICNKHADRVPDLPALAAFRPAVAPLPPARTPLSKTAPATA from the coding sequence ATGACGTGGTTCACGGTCGCTCTGGTGCTGGTCGTCGCTGCCGCAGTGATCCTGCGGTGGCGGCGCCCCGCCTGGTACTGGCTGACCTTCGGAGTCACCCTCGCCACGCTGCGGGTCCTGTTCCGCTACGCCTCCGTCATGGACGCCTGCGGGCTCACGGTCCCGCCCTCCCGCTGGCGCCTGACCCTGGCCCGGGTCACCAACCGGCCCGTCCCCGAGTCCCGCCCGCCGCGCATCCTGCGCATCCGCCCGACCCGCACCGGCCTGGTCCTGCGGCTGGGCCTGCGCCCCGGGCAGGATGCCTTCGACGTCGCGGCGGCCTCGGACCGGCTGCGCCACTCCTTCAACCTGTACGGCGTCACCTCACGTGAACTGCGCTCAGGCGTGGTCGAAGTGCGCATGACGGGCTATGACGTCCTCAAGCGGGTGCAGATGCCTGCCAGGACCGAAAACGGTCCCATGCGGGTCCCGGTCGCCCTGCGTGAGGACGGCGCTGTCCACTACCGCGACTACCGGGCGGTTCCGCACGGACTGACCCTGGGCGCCACGGAGTCGGGGAAGTCCGTCTACCAGCGCAACCTGGTCGCCGGGCTGGCTCCGATGGACGTCGCGCTGGTGGGCATCGACTGCAAGCAGGGAGTCGAACTCTTCCCGCTGGCACGCCGGTTCTCCGCGCTCGCCGACAACCCGGACACCGCCCTCGACCTCCTGGAAGCCCTCGTCGCCCACATGGCGGACGTCTACCAACTCATCCGCGCCCAGCAGCGCATCAGTGTCGCGATACCGGATGCGGAGATCGCCGCCGACATCTGGGACCTGCCCGCCGACCTGCGCCCGGTTCCGGTCGTGGTCCTGGTCGACGAGGTCGCCGAACTCGCCCTGTTCGCCACCAAGGACGAGGAGAAGCGACGGGACCGCATCATCACCGCCCTGGTCCGCCTCGCCCAGCTCGGCCGCGCCGCCGGCATCTACCTGGAGATCTGCGGTCAGCGCTTCGGCGCCGAACTCGGCAAGAGCATCACCATGCTCCGCTCCCAGCTCACCGGCCGCACCGCCCACCGCGTCAACGACGAGACCTCCGCCAACATGGCCTTCGCAGACATCTCCCCTGATGCCGTCCTGGCGGCCGTCCAGATCCCCACCGACATGCGCGGCGTCGCCATCGCCGGGGACTCCTCCGGAGGCTGGGGCCGCATCCGCGCCCCGCACACCTCGCTGCGCGAGGCCGTGAACATCTGCAACAAGCACGCCGACCGCGTCCCGGACCTGCCCGCCCTGGCGGCCTTCCGCCCCGCGGTTGCCCCGCTTCCCCCGGCCCGGACACCGCTGTCCAAGACAGCCCCCGCCACCGCCTGA
- a CDS encoding DUF2637 domain-containing protein — MARTALRVDAVLVQAVIAGALSFAHLHDLAAAAGQDGWKAWAYPVSVDLLLVASWRRLRSDGPSRLAWCWFVIALVASLGANVATAGLLDLQQVPPWLRILVAAWPALAFMGGTLLAHSATDHSAPEVPATTPEPDADREPIASPEPEIIPPAVTEAEETPALPPPEPVTAAPVAAAPTVPAALVDHARKVADDHQARTGSPIDTDTLRARLGVPPQLADAIAAQLA, encoded by the coding sequence ATGGCCCGCACCGCCCTCCGTGTCGACGCCGTGCTCGTCCAGGCCGTCATCGCCGGGGCACTGTCCTTCGCCCACCTGCACGACCTCGCGGCCGCTGCCGGACAAGACGGCTGGAAGGCCTGGGCCTACCCCGTATCGGTTGACCTGCTCCTGGTCGCCTCCTGGCGGCGGCTGCGCTCGGACGGTCCGTCCCGGCTGGCCTGGTGCTGGTTCGTGATCGCGCTGGTGGCCTCCCTCGGCGCCAACGTCGCCACCGCCGGACTCCTCGACCTCCAGCAGGTTCCGCCCTGGCTACGCATCCTGGTCGCTGCCTGGCCCGCCCTGGCCTTCATGGGCGGCACCCTCCTCGCCCACTCCGCCACCGACCACTCGGCACCCGAGGTGCCGGCCACGACTCCCGAGCCCGATGCCGACCGCGAACCGATCGCCTCGCCCGAGCCGGAAATCATCCCGCCCGCAGTGACCGAGGCCGAGGAAACCCCCGCGCTTCCGCCTCCCGAGCCCGTGACCGCTGCGCCCGTTGCTGCGGCTCCGACGGTCCCGGCCGCGCTGGTCGACCACGCCCGCAAGGTCGCCGACGACCACCAGGCCCGTACCGGATCCCCGATCGACACCGACACCCTGCGCGCCCGCCTCGGCGTCCCGCCGCAGCTGGCCGATGCCATCGCCGCCCAACTCGCCTGA
- a CDS encoding mobile element transfer protein, giving the protein MPARDYFHSVMRIGPVQIGTHRDRNGHTKHAAVCTNDDCGWSADYTSQTGAQLAARTHRCTVR; this is encoded by the coding sequence ATGCCTGCCCGCGACTACTTCCACTCCGTCATGCGGATCGGCCCCGTGCAGATCGGCACTCACCGCGATCGCAACGGCCACACCAAGCACGCCGCCGTGTGCACCAACGACGACTGCGGCTGGTCCGCCGACTACACCAGCCAGACCGGCGCCCAGCTCGCCGCCCGTACCCACCGCTGCACCGTCCGCTAG
- a CDS encoding SpdD-like protein, translating into MFRPKVPTMPQPTGLITPPAVVEPTSVIPHQDTAPAPVTPAPASARPTVQLTPGTVVALVGGGTAVVLVVGAVLVSMLLAVAITGVSLAICALVIRSLINSEAKRH; encoded by the coding sequence ATGTTCCGCCCCAAGGTCCCGACCATGCCGCAGCCGACCGGCCTAATCACCCCGCCCGCCGTCGTCGAGCCGACCTCCGTGATCCCGCACCAGGACACCGCCCCCGCCCCGGTCACCCCTGCCCCGGCGTCTGCCCGGCCCACCGTCCAGCTCACCCCGGGCACCGTCGTCGCCCTGGTCGGCGGCGGCACGGCCGTGGTCCTGGTGGTCGGCGCCGTCCTGGTCTCGATGCTCCTCGCGGTCGCCATCACTGGCGTCTCGCTCGCGATCTGCGCCCTGGTCATCCGCTCGCTCATCAACAGCGAAGCCAAGCGGCACTGA
- the repSA gene encoding replication initiator protein RepSA — protein sequence MPDLLLDPATLGDLLRVASADDYDRWHEQIRRTGGCSDPIHLTGWTLTKDKTTGETLHHYSTESEPGGRLRLACGNRRASRCPSCAFTYAGDTYHLIRAGLAGDDHRDIPTTVRDHPRVFATLTAPSFGPVHNRPDHGTCRCSTRHPADDPTLGTALDPATYDYAGAVLFNNHAGNLWQRFTTRLRREIAARAGLTRRELADHVRVSYGKVAEFQKRGALHFHAVIRLDGPEGPETAPPAWATVALLADSIRAAAMHSYTSVSVPAVSDQPARTFRWGTQLDVRPVKAFGDGSDITEQAVASYVAKYATKAAENTGTLDRRIGELSELDRHQVPDHTRRLIEACKLLDPLYPDRRLWAWAHMLGFRGHFSSKSRRYSTTLGELRQARAEFRAAQEREALGLDDVEPDTVLVLADWQYAGHGHTPGESALATTIARDLQHNRETAREALRDQSADEREW from the coding sequence GTGCCTGACCTGCTGCTCGACCCGGCCACCCTCGGCGACCTGCTGAGGGTGGCTTCGGCCGACGACTACGACCGCTGGCACGAACAGATCCGCCGCACCGGCGGTTGCTCCGACCCGATCCACCTCACCGGCTGGACCCTCACCAAAGACAAGACCACCGGCGAGACCCTGCACCACTACTCCACCGAGAGCGAGCCCGGCGGACGCCTCCGCCTCGCCTGCGGCAACCGCCGCGCCTCCCGCTGCCCCTCCTGCGCCTTCACCTACGCAGGCGACACCTACCACCTCATCCGCGCAGGACTGGCCGGAGACGACCACCGCGACATCCCCACCACCGTCCGCGACCACCCCCGCGTCTTCGCCACCCTCACCGCCCCCTCCTTCGGCCCCGTCCACAACCGGCCCGACCACGGCACCTGCCGCTGCAGTACCCGCCACCCCGCCGACGACCCAACCCTCGGCACCGCCCTCGACCCCGCCACCTACGACTACGCAGGCGCCGTCCTCTTCAACAACCACGCAGGCAACCTCTGGCAGCGCTTCACCACCCGCCTTCGCCGCGAGATCGCCGCCCGCGCCGGACTCACCCGCCGCGAACTCGCCGACCACGTGCGCGTCTCGTACGGCAAGGTGGCGGAGTTCCAGAAGCGAGGCGCCCTGCACTTCCACGCGGTGATCCGCCTCGACGGCCCCGAGGGACCCGAGACGGCTCCTCCAGCCTGGGCCACGGTCGCACTACTCGCCGACTCCATCCGTGCCGCCGCAATGCACTCGTACACCTCGGTCTCGGTGCCGGCCGTTTCAGACCAGCCCGCCCGCACCTTTCGTTGGGGCACACAGCTCGACGTCCGCCCCGTCAAAGCTTTCGGTGACGGCTCCGACATCACCGAACAGGCTGTGGCTTCCTACGTCGCCAAGTACGCCACCAAAGCCGCCGAGAACACCGGCACCCTCGACCGCCGCATCGGCGAACTCTCCGAACTCGACCGCCACCAGGTCCCCGACCACACCCGCCGCCTGATCGAAGCCTGCAAGCTGCTCGATCCGCTCTACCCGGACCGGCGTCTGTGGGCCTGGGCTCACATGCTCGGCTTTCGCGGCCACTTCTCCTCCAAGTCCCGCCGCTACTCGACCACCCTCGGCGAACTCCGTCAGGCCCGCGCCGAGTTCCGCGCCGCCCAGGAACGCGAAGCGCTCGGCCTGGACGACGTCGAGCCGGACACCGTCCTCGTCCTGGCCGACTGGCAGTACGCCGGACACGGCCACACCCCCGGCGAATCCGCCCTCGCCACCACCATCGCCCGCGACCTCCAACACAACCGCGAAACCGCCCGCGAGGCCCTACGCGACCAGTCCGCCGACGAAAGGGAGTGGTGA
- a CDS encoding helix-turn-helix transcriptional regulator, with amino-acid sequence MATELPSRFLTPDDLVDMFELPSVETVYQWRRKRTGPRGFRVGRHLRFDPNDVRAWVDSQLGEAA; translated from the coding sequence ATGGCCACCGAGTTGCCGAGTCGCTTCCTGACCCCTGACGACCTGGTGGACATGTTCGAGCTGCCCAGCGTCGAGACGGTCTACCAGTGGCGCCGCAAGCGCACTGGCCCCCGCGGCTTCCGCGTCGGCCGGCACCTGCGCTTCGACCCCAATGACGTACGGGCCTGGGTGGACTCCCAGCTTGGGGAGGCTGCCTGA
- a CDS encoding tyrosine-type recombinase/integrase: MAGHVQDRWFRTEVSPDGKTRKVKTDRHGLGMRYRARYVAPDGTEKSKSFPDKQKRLADAWLTNTEADMARGQYIDPRAARVTFREYTERWIAALTIDLTSRAAVEGRLRLHALPYLGTRPIGSFQPEHIRDWNRQLEEAVPSAQYRRLIFDAVSSVLNAAVDDRLLASNPCRARSVKAPRPVPTRVHPWTAEQVFAVRTGLPERYQAMVDLGAGCGLRQGEILGLAVDNIGDLGWLHVRQQVKKVRGTLVFAPPKRGKLRDVPLDPEVSTALQEHMKQFPPVEVTLPWLTPTGPKVTHRLVFTSGIGAAIWSQGFNDQSWKPALASAGIIPVPEKGHRYAAAREHGMHALRHFYASVLLDAGENIKALSLYLGHSDPGFTLRVYTHLMPSSETRTRNAITAMYRAAGHAHEGPATHDGPETAQAA; the protein is encoded by the coding sequence ATGGCCGGACACGTCCAAGACCGCTGGTTCCGAACGGAGGTCAGCCCGGACGGCAAGACCCGCAAGGTCAAGACTGATCGTCACGGCCTGGGCATGCGTTACCGGGCTCGGTACGTCGCCCCCGATGGCACCGAGAAGTCGAAGAGCTTCCCCGACAAGCAGAAGCGCTTGGCCGACGCGTGGCTGACCAATACCGAAGCCGACATGGCGCGCGGGCAGTACATCGACCCGAGGGCAGCCCGCGTCACCTTCCGCGAGTACACGGAACGATGGATCGCCGCTCTCACAATCGACCTCACGAGCCGGGCCGCCGTGGAAGGTCGGCTGCGTCTTCATGCCCTGCCGTACCTCGGCACTCGCCCTATCGGCTCGTTCCAGCCTGAGCACATCCGCGACTGGAACCGCCAGCTGGAAGAGGCGGTGCCCTCAGCCCAGTACCGGCGCCTCATCTTCGACGCGGTCTCATCCGTGCTCAACGCGGCCGTAGATGACCGCCTGCTGGCCTCGAACCCTTGCCGGGCCCGCTCGGTCAAGGCGCCTCGTCCCGTGCCGACACGCGTGCATCCGTGGACCGCTGAACAGGTCTTCGCCGTGCGGACAGGTCTGCCCGAGCGCTACCAAGCGATGGTCGACCTGGGCGCCGGGTGCGGGCTGCGACAGGGCGAGATTCTCGGCCTGGCCGTCGACAACATCGGGGACCTCGGCTGGCTGCACGTGCGCCAGCAGGTCAAGAAGGTTCGGGGCACGCTCGTCTTCGCTCCGCCTAAGCGCGGCAAGCTGCGTGACGTGCCCCTCGACCCCGAGGTGTCGACCGCGCTGCAGGAGCACATGAAGCAGTTCCCGCCGGTCGAGGTGACGTTGCCCTGGCTGACACCAACCGGCCCGAAGGTCACGCATCGGCTCGTCTTCACGAGCGGCATCGGTGCCGCCATCTGGAGCCAAGGGTTCAATGACCAGTCGTGGAAACCCGCGCTGGCGTCCGCCGGGATCATCCCGGTCCCCGAGAAGGGCCACCGTTACGCGGCCGCCCGCGAGCACGGCATGCACGCCCTGCGGCACTTCTACGCCTCGGTCCTCCTGGACGCCGGAGAGAACATCAAGGCCCTGAGCCTCTACCTAGGCCACAGCGACCCGGGGTTCACCCTCCGCGTCTACACGCACCTCATGCCGTCCAGCGAGACCCGGACCCGAAACGCCATCACCGCCATGTACCGGGCCGCCGGTCACGCTCATGAAGGCCCAGCAACGCACGACGGCCCAGAGACGGCCCAGGCTGCCTGA
- the cpt gene encoding chloramphenicol phosphotransferase CPT, translated as MATRVIILNGGSSSGKSGIVRCLQAVLPDPWLAFGVDSFVDALPAKMQAWDAGITFAADGGVSVGADFMALQAAWAEGIAAMARAGARVVVDDVFLGGAASQQRWEKALGGLAVLWVGVRCESAVAAGREIARGDRGQGMAALQADVVHEGVAYDLEVDTTHTESLICARTIAGRVS; from the coding sequence GTGGCGACTCGGGTGATCATTCTCAACGGCGGTTCCAGCTCGGGGAAGTCCGGGATCGTACGGTGCCTGCAGGCCGTGCTGCCGGATCCGTGGCTGGCGTTCGGGGTCGACTCGTTCGTCGACGCCCTGCCCGCGAAGATGCAGGCGTGGGATGCGGGGATCACGTTCGCCGCCGACGGCGGGGTGAGCGTCGGAGCGGACTTCATGGCGCTGCAGGCGGCCTGGGCGGAGGGCATCGCGGCGATGGCCCGCGCAGGCGCCAGGGTCGTCGTCGACGACGTCTTCCTCGGCGGAGCGGCGTCCCAGCAGCGCTGGGAGAAGGCTCTCGGCGGACTGGCCGTGCTGTGGGTCGGCGTCAGGTGCGAGAGCGCGGTCGCCGCGGGCCGTGAGATCGCACGGGGAGACCGGGGCCAGGGGATGGCCGCGCTGCAGGCGGATGTGGTTCACGAGGGCGTTGCCTACGACCTGGAGGTGGACACCACGCACACCGAGTCCCTGATCTGCGCGCGAACCATCGCGGGCCGGGTCAGCTGA
- a CDS encoding Cys-Gln thioester bond-forming surface protein, with the protein MFSAFSALSVRGRGTARLAAATLVSGLVAASVMAGAGTAAADGTARSQGGATATIGGLKTYGAAVVHADSGDQEISAGLFEMSVDGGGTLQTYCVDIHNPTQRDAKYHETPWSGTSLGANKDAGKIRWILQNSYPQVNDLAALAGKAGVKGGLTEQDAAAGTQVAIWRYSDGVAVDAVDPQAEKLADYLEHSARSVAEPQASLTLDPPAVSGHPGERLGPVTVHTNAGSATVTPPADAATSGVRIVDKDGKAVTSAADGTQVFFEVPEKAAAGQADLTVQASTTVPVGRAFAAESRSQTQILAGSSESTVSATASATWAGTGAIPALSAAENCDKGGVDITATNKGDAAFTFELLGIEYSIPAGESRTVTIPLQEDQAYDFTIQGPVGFEQRFTGVLDCMTQATEADQAGAVTQTVSEPSPATVGTTSDDTNLAATGGSAMTPLITGIAIGLVLIGGAALVLVRKKEARTQG; encoded by the coding sequence GTGTTTTCTGCGTTCTCCGCGCTGTCGGTGCGCGGACGAGGGACGGCCCGCCTCGCCGCGGCGACCCTGGTGTCCGGGCTCGTCGCCGCCTCGGTGATGGCAGGCGCGGGCACGGCCGCGGCCGACGGTACGGCGCGGAGCCAGGGCGGGGCGACCGCCACCATAGGCGGCCTGAAGACTTACGGCGCGGCGGTCGTCCACGCCGACTCCGGCGACCAGGAGATCTCGGCGGGCCTGTTCGAGATGTCCGTCGACGGCGGCGGCACACTGCAGACGTACTGCGTCGACATCCACAACCCCACGCAGCGCGACGCCAAGTACCACGAGACGCCCTGGAGCGGCACCTCGCTGGGCGCCAACAAGGACGCGGGCAAGATCCGCTGGATCCTGCAGAACTCCTACCCGCAGGTGAACGACCTCGCGGCACTCGCCGGCAAGGCGGGCGTCAAGGGCGGCCTCACCGAGCAGGACGCGGCGGCCGGCACCCAGGTGGCCATCTGGCGCTACTCGGACGGCGTGGCCGTCGACGCCGTCGACCCGCAGGCCGAGAAGCTCGCCGACTACTTGGAGCACAGCGCACGCTCGGTGGCCGAACCCCAGGCGTCGCTGACCCTCGACCCGCCCGCGGTCTCCGGCCACCCCGGCGAGCGCCTCGGCCCGGTGACGGTGCACACCAACGCCGGCAGCGCGACGGTGACGCCGCCCGCGGACGCCGCCACCAGCGGGGTTCGGATCGTGGACAAGGACGGCAAGGCCGTCACCTCCGCGGCCGACGGCACTCAGGTGTTCTTCGAGGTGCCCGAGAAGGCCGCGGCAGGCCAGGCCGACCTGACCGTGCAGGCCTCGACGACCGTGCCGGTGGGGCGGGCCTTCGCCGCCGAGAGCCGCAGCCAGACTCAGATCCTGGCGGGCTCCAGCGAGTCGACCGTCTCGGCGACGGCGAGCGCGACCTGGGCGGGGACCGGTGCCATACCCGCACTGTCCGCGGCGGAGAACTGCGACAAGGGCGGTGTCGACATCACCGCGACCAACAAGGGCGACGCGGCCTTCACCTTCGAACTGCTCGGGATCGAGTACAGCATCCCGGCGGGCGAGTCGCGGACGGTGACGATCCCGCTCCAGGAGGACCAGGCCTACGACTTCACCATCCAGGGCCCGGTCGGCTTCGAGCAGCGCTTCACCGGCGTGCTGGACTGCATGACGCAGGCCACCGAGGCCGACCAGGCGGGCGCCGTCACCCAGACCGTCAGCGAGCCGAGCCCCGCCACGGTCGGCACCACGTCCGACGACACCAACCTCGCCGCGACCGGCGGCTCCGCCATGACCCCCCTGATCACGGGCATCGCCATCGGCCTGGTCCTGATCGGCGGCGCGGCCCTGGTCCTCGTACGCAAGAAGGAAGCGCGGACGCAGGGCTGA
- a CDS encoding single-stranded DNA-binding protein yields MNETTICAVGNVATQPVYRELATGPSARFRLAVTARYLDRGKNEWTDGHTNFFTVWANRQLATNAAASLNVGDPVVVQGRLKVRSDVREGQSWTSADIDAVAIGHDLARGTSAFRRTPRAEAGVTAAPDAADRPEPNWESQPAEGESQQAPEPAAVT; encoded by the coding sequence ATGAACGAGACGACCATCTGCGCGGTGGGCAACGTGGCGACGCAGCCCGTGTACCGGGAACTGGCGACGGGACCGTCCGCACGCTTCCGGCTGGCGGTGACCGCGCGCTATCTGGACCGCGGGAAGAACGAGTGGACCGACGGGCACACCAACTTCTTCACCGTGTGGGCCAATCGGCAACTCGCCACGAACGCGGCCGCGTCGCTGAACGTGGGCGATCCCGTCGTGGTGCAGGGCCGGTTGAAGGTGCGTTCGGACGTGCGCGAGGGGCAGAGCTGGACCTCGGCCGACATCGACGCGGTGGCGATCGGGCACGACCTCGCCCGTGGCACCTCGGCCTTCCGGCGCACCCCGAGGGCGGAGGCGGGAGTCACCGCAGCACCGGACGCGGCGGACCGCCCCGAGCCCAACTGGGAATCGCAACCGGCGGAGGGCGAATCCCAACAGGCCCCGGAACCAGCGGCGGTGACGTGA